Proteins encoded by one window of Burkholderia plantarii:
- a CDS encoding phosphoadenylyl-sulfate reductase, giving the protein MSAPLTPELAAKVERLDALLAAIAERHPRVKFASSLAAEDMLVTHAILSKQRAIGIFSLNTGRLHAETLGMIDRVRERYGYEIEQFHPRADAIDRYVAEHGLNAFYESVELRKACCQIRKVEPLDRALAEVDAWVTGQRREQSVTRAELHEEEHDEARGIAKYNPLADWTEAEVWAYLKAFDVPVNPLHARGYPSIGCEPCTRAIRPGEDSRAGRWWWESRDTKECGLHITVAPVSELPSRANA; this is encoded by the coding sequence ATGAGCGCCCCCCTCACCCCCGAGCTGGCGGCCAAGGTCGAGCGGCTCGATGCGCTGCTCGCCGCGATCGCCGAGCGCCACCCGCGCGTGAAGTTCGCGAGCAGCCTCGCGGCCGAGGACATGCTGGTTACCCACGCGATCCTCTCGAAGCAGCGTGCGATCGGCATCTTCTCGCTGAACACGGGCCGCCTGCACGCGGAGACGCTCGGCATGATCGACCGCGTGCGCGAGCGCTACGGCTACGAGATCGAGCAGTTCCACCCGCGGGCCGACGCGATCGACCGGTACGTGGCCGAGCATGGCCTGAACGCGTTCTACGAAAGCGTCGAGCTGCGCAAGGCGTGCTGTCAGATCCGCAAGGTCGAGCCGCTCGATCGCGCGCTCGCCGAGGTCGACGCCTGGGTCACGGGCCAGCGCCGCGAGCAGTCGGTGACGCGCGCGGAGCTGCACGAGGAAGAGCACGACGAGGCACGCGGCATCGCCAAGTACAACCCGCTCGCCGACTGGACCGAGGCCGAGGTGTGGGCCTACCTGAAGGCGTTCGACGTGCCGGTGAACCCGCTGCACGCGCGCGGCTACCCGAGCATCGGCTGCGAGCCCTGCACGCGCGCGATCCGCCCCGGCGAGGACAGCCGCGCGGGCCGCTGGTGGTGGGAATCGCGCGACACCAAGGAATGCGGCCTGCACATCACGGTCGCGCCGGTGTCGGAACTGCCGAGCCGCGCCAACGCCTGA
- a CDS encoding DUF934 domain-containing protein, whose translation MASIIKNRAVIDDAWQVVRAGEDGALPEVGALPAGKVLVPLAYWLAGRDALVAAKTKDELGVWLAPDSEPADVVADFDALTVIAVEFPRFGDGRGYSTAHLLRKRHGWTGELRAIGDVLRDQLNYMSRCGFDAFAVRADRDPHDALNAFSEFSERYQGAVDDAVPLFRRRAAAGQAGA comes from the coding sequence ATGGCTTCGATTATCAAGAACCGCGCAGTGATCGACGACGCATGGCAGGTCGTGCGCGCGGGCGAGGACGGCGCGCTGCCCGAGGTGGGCGCGCTGCCGGCCGGCAAGGTGCTGGTGCCGCTCGCCTACTGGCTGGCCGGGCGCGATGCGCTGGTCGCCGCGAAGACGAAGGACGAGCTCGGCGTGTGGCTCGCGCCCGACAGCGAGCCGGCCGACGTGGTCGCCGACTTCGACGCGCTGACGGTGATCGCGGTCGAGTTCCCGCGCTTCGGCGACGGCCGCGGCTACAGCACCGCCCACCTGCTGCGCAAGCGCCATGGCTGGACCGGCGAGCTGCGCGCGATCGGCGACGTGCTGCGTGACCAGCTGAACTACATGTCGCGTTGCGGCTTCGACGCGTTCGCGGTGCGCGCGGACCGCGATCCGCATGACGCGCTGAACGCGTTCAGCGAATTCTCGGAACGCTACCAGGGCGCGGTGGACGACGCGGTGCCGCTGTTCCGCCGCCGCGCCGCGGCCGGCCAGGCGGGCGCATGA